The following proteins are encoded in a genomic region of Desulfovibrio legallii:
- the bioB gene encoding biotin synthase BioB, with protein sequence MKDLLSVGTPAQALDLLALPLPRLMERAAALREAAFGRRIVLCAIINARSGNCAMDCRFCSQSRHNHTPIDVFPLLSDQELRGRILHLATLPVAHIGVVTSGAALSGEEFARLRALIAGLPAEVRPRVCASLGRLTEAQLTELAAAGLGRYHHNLETSRAYYSRVCTTQTWEQRRETVLRGMRAGFTACTGGLFGLGESWEDRVAFAFSLKELGVRQVPMNFLHPHPQTPLAGQKPLSAEEALRIVAVFRHILPTATLRICGGRPLVLGERQAEVFAAGANALMTGDYLTTHGQGLENDLQMLADLGLEVDGDGVCAAAS encoded by the coding sequence ATGAAGGATTTGCTCTCTGTGGGCACGCCGGCCCAGGCTCTGGACCTGCTGGCGCTGCCGCTTCCCCGTCTTATGGAGCGGGCCGCCGCCCTGCGCGAGGCGGCCTTCGGTCGTCGCATCGTCCTTTGCGCCATCATCAACGCCCGCAGCGGCAACTGCGCCATGGACTGCCGTTTCTGCTCCCAGAGCCGGCACAACCACACGCCCATTGACGTCTTTCCCTTGCTGTCCGACCAGGAACTGCGGGGACGCATCCTGCACCTGGCCACTCTGCCTGTGGCCCATATCGGCGTCGTCACCAGCGGCGCAGCCTTGAGCGGGGAGGAGTTCGCCCGTCTGCGCGCGCTCATCGCCGGGCTGCCCGCCGAGGTTAGGCCGCGGGTCTGCGCTTCCCTGGGACGACTCACCGAGGCGCAGCTTACGGAGCTGGCGGCCGCCGGGCTTGGCCGTTACCACCACAATCTGGAAACCTCCAGGGCGTACTATTCGCGCGTCTGCACCACCCAGACCTGGGAGCAGCGGCGGGAAACCGTGCTGCGCGGCATGCGCGCCGGGTTCACGGCCTGTACGGGCGGCCTGTTCGGCCTGGGCGAGAGCTGGGAGGACCGGGTGGCCTTTGCTTTCAGCCTTAAGGAGCTGGGGGTGCGTCAGGTGCCCATGAACTTTCTGCATCCCCATCCGCAGACGCCGCTGGCCGGGCAAAAGCCCCTTTCGGCGGAGGAAGCCCTGCGCATTGTGGCCGTATTCCGGCACATCCTGCCCACGGCCACCCTGCGCATCTGCGGCGGAAGGCCGCTGGTCCTGGGCGAGCGGCAGGCGGAGGTCTTTGCCGCCGGGGCCAACGCCCTCATGACGGGCGACTATCTGACTACCCACGGCCAGGGTCTGGAAAACGATCTGCAAATGCTGGCCGACCTGGGCCTGGAGGTGGACGGCGATGGCGTCTGCGCCGCGGCTTCCTGA
- a CDS encoding MucR family transcriptional regulator, producing MDDYLKEALEITRAQAGVRVMSEEEIATFIQKVAQGIRAVAEGEAPLEMDSTEMAQEARKSVKEKSVTCLECGKSFKILTKRHLASHGMSTAEYREKWGFKKDAPLVCKALQRERRKKMKDMKLWEKRRKVQ from the coding sequence ATGGATGATTATTTGAAAGAGGCTTTGGAAATTACCCGGGCACAGGCCGGGGTACGGGTAATGAGCGAAGAGGAGATCGCCACCTTCATTCAGAAAGTGGCGCAGGGCATCCGGGCCGTGGCCGAAGGGGAAGCCCCGCTGGAAATGGACAGCACCGAAATGGCCCAGGAAGCCCGCAAATCGGTGAAAGAAAAGTCCGTCACCTGCCTGGAGTGCGGCAAGAGCTTCAAAATCCTCACCAAGCGTCATCTTGCCAGCCACGGCATGTCCACTGCCGAATACCGCGAGAAGTGGGGCTTCAAAAAGGACGCCCCCTTGGTCTGCAAGGCCCTGCAGCGCGAACGCCGCAAAAAAATGAAGGACATGAAGCTGTGGGAAAAGCGCCGTAAGGTGCAGTAG
- a CDS encoding cytochrome c3 family protein: MREKPFGCRTTLPCLLFVCFALALPSGAAYSAERIPITTPAVNAKKMPQVFFNHDAHVAYVESVDGDCSTCHNMTDDGLSETLKDVTAAPAAKQVEYMHATCTACHVKAGKGPRLVSCRTCHSEAIASENAGKK; this comes from the coding sequence ATGCGGGAAAAACCTTTCGGATGCAGAACCACCCTCCCCTGCCTGCTGTTCGTGTGCTTCGCCCTGGCCTTGCCGTCAGGCGCGGCCTACAGTGCGGAGCGCATCCCCATCACCACCCCTGCCGTCAACGCCAAGAAGATGCCGCAGGTGTTCTTTAACCATGACGCCCATGTGGCCTATGTGGAAAGCGTGGATGGCGATTGCTCCACCTGCCACAACATGACGGACGACGGCCTTTCCGAAACCCTTAAGGACGTGACCGCCGCCCCGGCCGCCAAACAGGTGGAGTACATGCACGCCACCTGTACCGCATGCCACGTCAAGGCGGGCAAGGGGCCGCGTCTGGTCTCTTGTCGCACCTGTCACAGTGAAGCCATCGCATCTGAAAATGCCGGTAAAAAATGA
- the hmcE gene encoding sulfate respiration complex protein HmcE — MLDFITGPLFVISLVIFFVGLLLRAVFYVRGLDSKLERVAYRYHADRSIPGALASIFKWLVPAGTCGWRAQPAATLLFFLLHCGAVLIPLFLLGHTVLLEHYTGISLPALPGALADILSIAAVAGLVLLALRRLAVPALRQLNSGQDWLILLLTFLPFATGLMARLNTASYESWMIAHVLCGELFLILAPFTKLSHIVLFFMSRAQIGMDFAIKRGGATRGGAFPW; from the coding sequence ATGCTTGATTTTATTACTGGACCCCTTTTTGTTATTTCACTTGTCATCTTTTTCGTGGGGCTTCTGCTCCGCGCCGTTTTCTATGTGCGCGGCCTGGATTCCAAGCTGGAGCGCGTAGCCTACCGCTACCATGCGGATCGCTCCATCCCCGGCGCGCTTGCGTCCATTTTTAAGTGGCTCGTCCCGGCCGGCACCTGCGGCTGGCGCGCCCAGCCCGCGGCCACGCTGCTCTTTTTTCTGCTGCACTGCGGCGCGGTGCTGATTCCGCTTTTTCTTTTGGGGCACACGGTACTGCTGGAACATTATACGGGCATCAGTCTGCCGGCCCTGCCCGGCGCTTTGGCGGACATTCTCTCCATCGCCGCGGTGGCTGGCCTTGTGCTGCTGGCCCTGCGCCGACTGGCCGTTCCCGCCCTGCGCCAGCTCAACAGCGGCCAGGACTGGCTTATCCTGCTCCTGACCTTTCTGCCCTTTGCCACCGGCCTTATGGCCCGGCTTAACACCGCCTCGTATGAAAGCTGGATGATCGCGCATGTGCTTTGCGGCGAATTGTTCCTCATCCTGGCGCCCTTCACCAAGCTCTCGCACATCGTGCTCTTCTTCATGTCCCGCGCCCAGATCGGCATGGATTTCGCCATCAAACGCGGCGGCGCCACCCGTGGCGGCGCTTTCCCCTGGTAG
- the hmcF gene encoding sulfate respiration complex iron-sulfur protein HmcF: MSQTLCNNIPVTTKEGILELLKDKGGAQYYSQMKEMKVDQEALARDLEKTCKSRTRTWLNICAHCAMCADSCFFYKTNNNDPTQIPSYKIQSTLGEMLRRKGKVDTEFMIKCMDTAWGKCTCCNRCALYCPHGIDTGVMFSYLRGILFKHGFVPWEMKIGSGMHRVYGAQMDVTEEDWLETCEWMVEENQDEWPDLEIPVEKENPEVMYILNAREVKHYPEDIAQAAILFHVTGTDWTVPREGWENTSLTMFAGDWEGCGQNVKRIYAAIERIKPKMVVGTECGHAHRGTVVEGPYWAGQESGDPPVPFLHYVEWVALMLRTGKLKIDPAKKIKVPCTLQDSCNYVRNHGLGKATREIMGYIAEDFREMSPHADHNFCCGGGGGLNGIGLYRKERNIGLKNKLDQIRATGAELVITPCHNCWDAIRDMMEVYEEHNIKWSFLKPLLVNMMVVPPHIRHNPPEE; encoded by the coding sequence ATGTCCCAGACCCTGTGCAACAACATCCCTGTCACTACCAAGGAAGGTATCCTTGAACTGCTGAAAGACAAGGGCGGCGCACAATACTACAGCCAGATGAAAGAAATGAAAGTGGACCAGGAGGCCCTGGCCCGCGATCTGGAAAAAACCTGCAAGTCCCGCACGCGCACCTGGCTCAATATCTGTGCCCACTGCGCCATGTGTGCGGACAGCTGCTTTTTTTACAAAACCAACAATAACGACCCCACCCAGATACCTTCATACAAAATCCAGTCCACCCTGGGCGAGATGCTGCGCCGCAAAGGCAAGGTGGATACGGAATTTATGATCAAGTGCATGGATACCGCCTGGGGCAAGTGCACCTGCTGCAACCGCTGCGCCCTGTACTGCCCCCACGGCATTGATACGGGCGTTATGTTCAGCTACCTGCGGGGCATCCTTTTCAAGCACGGCTTTGTGCCGTGGGAAATGAAAATCGGCTCCGGCATGCACCGCGTTTACGGCGCGCAGATGGACGTCACCGAGGAAGACTGGCTGGAAACCTGCGAATGGATGGTGGAGGAAAATCAGGACGAATGGCCTGATCTGGAAATTCCCGTGGAAAAGGAAAATCCGGAAGTCATGTACATCCTCAACGCCCGTGAGGTGAAGCACTATCCGGAAGACATCGCCCAGGCGGCTATCCTCTTCCACGTCACCGGCACAGACTGGACCGTGCCCCGCGAAGGCTGGGAAAACACCTCACTCACCATGTTCGCCGGGGACTGGGAAGGCTGCGGCCAGAACGTCAAACGTATTTATGCCGCCATTGAGCGCATCAAGCCCAAGATGGTAGTGGGCACGGAATGCGGCCACGCCCACCGCGGCACTGTGGTGGAAGGCCCCTACTGGGCCGGGCAGGAAAGCGGCGATCCGCCGGTGCCTTTCCTGCACTATGTGGAATGGGTGGCCCTGATGCTGCGCACGGGCAAACTGAAGATCGACCCGGCCAAAAAAATCAAGGTGCCCTGCACGTTGCAGGATTCCTGCAATTATGTGCGCAACCACGGGCTCGGCAAAGCCACGCGCGAAATCATGGGCTATATCGCCGAAGATTTTCGTGAAATGTCGCCCCATGCCGACCACAACTTCTGCTGTGGCGGCGGCGGCGGGCTCAACGGCATTGGCCTTTACCGCAAAGAACGCAATATCGGCCTCAAAAACAAGCTGGACCAGATCAGGGCCACCGGCGCGGAGCTGGTCATCACCCCGTGCCACAACTGCTGGGACGCCATCCGCGACATGATGGAAGTGTACGAAGAGCACAACATCAAGTGGTCCTTCCTCAAGCCCTTGCTGGTGAACATGATGGTGGTGCCGCCCCACATCAGGCACAATCCGCCTGAGGAATAA
- a CDS encoding response regulator, producing the protein MQKHILLVDSDAASRSRLSQALLQREYRVSAACNCDQCLALIDEDLPDCIIFDVELEGTSGTIMYSRLRRNSRTRDIPAIVCTDVGPRPVAFGTKAPVLPKSCTCEDLLHCVAAALA; encoded by the coding sequence ATGCAAAAGCATATTCTCTTGGTCGACAGCGATGCCGCAAGTCGAAGCAGGCTGTCGCAGGCGCTCCTTCAGCGTGAATACCGGGTGAGCGCCGCCTGCAATTGTGACCAGTGCCTGGCGCTCATTGACGAGGATCTGCCGGACTGCATCATTTTTGACGTGGAGCTGGAAGGCACCTCCGGCACCATTATGTACAGCCGCCTGCGCCGCAACAGCCGCACCAGAGATATTCCGGCCATTGTCTGTACCGATGTGGGGCCTAGACCCGTGGCCTTCGGCACCAAGGCTCCCGTACTGCCCAAATCCTGTACCTGCGAGGATTTGCTGCACTGCGTGGCGGCGGCGCTGGCCTGA
- a CDS encoding RrF2 family transcriptional regulator, whose amino-acid sequence MRISTMACHALHLLLCLSEQSDAVPASASELAACTGISEKFVQKIMRLLQAEGIVKSLRGIAGGHMLARSPDAITLADIIAAVEGGITLPGVSPEAPRGKTALDVWDKAARSLQHSLTLVTLGSVRQSRAAHRPARRSTETANRKPTEAPAGGSHAKAYSLGRQRCRKSKQAVAGAPSA is encoded by the coding sequence ATGCGTATTTCCACTATGGCTTGCCATGCCCTGCACTTGCTGTTGTGCCTTTCTGAACAAAGTGACGCCGTGCCCGCATCGGCTTCGGAGCTGGCGGCGTGTACCGGCATTTCGGAAAAGTTCGTACAGAAAATCATGCGCCTGCTGCAGGCCGAGGGGATTGTGAAAAGCCTCCGGGGCATTGCCGGCGGCCATATGCTGGCCCGAAGCCCCGACGCCATCACCCTGGCGGACATTATCGCCGCAGTGGAGGGGGGCATAACCCTGCCCGGCGTTTCCCCCGAAGCGCCCCGGGGCAAAACGGCCCTTGATGTCTGGGACAAAGCCGCGCGTTCGTTGCAGCATTCTCTTACCTTGGTCACCCTTGGTTCCGTGCGCCAGAGCAGGGCGGCCCACCGTCCCGCCCGGCGCAGCACTGAAACCGCAAACCGAAAGCCGACGGAAGCGCCGGCGGGGGGCTCGCATGCAAAAGCATATTCTCTTGGTCGACAGCGATGCCGCAAGTCGAAGCAGGCTGTCGCAGGCGCTCCTTCAGCGTGA
- a CDS encoding RrF2 family transcriptional regulator has translation MKLSAKTRYAARILLYLARYGIEKPVSSSMLATQTGISSQFIEQILRQLRLAGITGSIRGARGGHVLLRKPEELTFGCIVKLMEGGIELSGCLEKPGNCVRFDGCEVRRAWENLQATLDGVFESITLRDLMQDDRILSSSPPPGGSPN, from the coding sequence ATGAAACTTTCCGCGAAGACCCGTTATGCCGCCAGAATCCTGCTTTATCTGGCCAGATACGGTATTGAAAAGCCCGTTTCCTCCAGCATGCTGGCCACACAAACGGGCATCAGCTCTCAATTTATCGAGCAGATCCTGCGCCAACTGCGCCTTGCGGGCATTACGGGCAGCATTCGCGGCGCGCGGGGCGGGCATGTGCTGCTGCGCAAGCCCGAAGAACTGACCTTTGGCTGCATCGTCAAATTGATGGAAGGCGGCATTGAACTTTCCGGCTGCCTGGAAAAACCCGGCAACTGCGTCCGCTTTGACGGCTGCGAAGTGCGGCGGGCCTGGGAGAACCTGCAGGCCACCCTGGACGGCGTTTTTGAATCCATCACCCTGCGCGACCTCATGCAGGACGACAGGATTTTGTCCTCCAGCCCTCCCCCTGGGGGCAGCCCTAACTGA
- a CDS encoding threonine/serine exporter family protein, whose translation MSPLVFYLSDGLFAAVAAVGFAAISRPTLRIAAVAGSLAALGHVSRTLLLHATSMGISSASLCAAAIIGLASIPCANRWHTPAEMFVFPALLPMVPGMFAYKAILAILQFLGAVGVAQRQDLLVSVVFNGLTAFFIMSGLAIGAILPLLLLHRDAPLPRFWRQILRRVRRAG comes from the coding sequence GTGAGCCCTTTGGTGTTCTACCTGAGCGACGGCCTGTTTGCCGCGGTGGCGGCCGTGGGCTTTGCCGCCATTTCGCGGCCCACGCTGCGCATTGCCGCCGTGGCCGGGAGCCTGGCGGCCTTGGGGCACGTTTCCCGCACCCTGCTGCTGCACGCCACTTCCATGGGCATCAGCAGCGCATCATTGTGCGCGGCCGCCATTATCGGCCTGGCCAGCATCCCCTGCGCCAATCGCTGGCATACCCCGGCGGAAATGTTTGTCTTTCCCGCGCTGTTGCCCATGGTGCCCGGCATGTTCGCCTACAAGGCCATTCTGGCTATCCTTCAGTTTCTCGGCGCGGTCGGCGTTGCGCAGCGGCAGGATCTGCTGGTAAGTGTGGTCTTTAACGGGCTTACGGCCTTTTTTATCATGAGCGGCCTGGCCATCGGGGCTATTCTGCCCCTTTTGCTGCTGCACCGTGACGCGCCTTTGCCGCGATTCTGGCGGCAGATTTTGCGGCGCGTCCGACGGGCAGGGTGA
- a CDS encoding threonine/serine exporter family protein — protein MTTGSRQSVALSPQKGGRDGGLSDGAGVALPAGSAPRAAPAARELIEFLQTFCSVQLAAGAQTSRVDRNTARIAKAYGFDVELAMLSRHFTISVVKPAPSGIPQERRTAVCAIVSGAPNFQRVAALNALSWHIGDEGLDLDEARRRFDAILAVPVLNPVLLRFLVACANAAFCRLFDGDAIAMGLVFCATLAAFYLRQKLLHWGMDMKITFFCSAFTASMLASPGLIFGWGTTPQTAIAASVLFLIPGIPLINAMMDILDGHVLMAVSRLVQASTLIVCIALGLALTMLLLGVDSL, from the coding sequence GCAAAGCGTCGCCCTCTCCCCACAAAAAGGGGGACGAGACGGCGGCCTTTCGGACGGCGCGGGCGTGGCGCTTCCTGCGGGGAGCGCGCCCCGCGCCGCGCCCGCTGCCCGTGAGCTTATTGAATTTTTGCAGACGTTCTGCTCCGTGCAGCTGGCGGCAGGCGCGCAGACCAGCCGGGTAGACCGCAATACGGCGCGCATTGCCAAGGCGTACGGCTTTGACGTGGAGCTGGCCATGCTCTCGCGGCATTTTACCATCTCTGTGGTCAAGCCCGCACCCAGCGGCATCCCGCAGGAACGGCGCACCGCAGTCTGCGCCATCGTGAGCGGCGCGCCCAACTTTCAGCGGGTGGCGGCCCTCAATGCCCTGAGCTGGCATATCGGCGACGAGGGCCTGGATCTGGACGAAGCCCGGCGGCGGTTCGACGCCATTCTGGCTGTGCCCGTGCTCAATCCCGTGCTGTTGCGCTTTCTGGTGGCCTGCGCCAACGCCGCCTTCTGTCGGCTTTTCGACGGCGACGCCATCGCCATGGGCCTGGTGTTCTGCGCCACGCTGGCGGCGTTTTATCTGCGCCAAAAGCTGCTGCACTGGGGCATGGACATGAAGATCACCTTTTTTTGCTCCGCGTTCACGGCCTCCATGCTGGCTTCGCCGGGGCTTATCTTCGGCTGGGGCACGACGCCGCAGACGGCCATCGCCGCCAGCGTGCTGTTTCTCATCCCCGGCATCCCCCTCATTAACGCCATGATGGACATTCTGGACGGGCATGTGCTTATGGCCGTATCTCGCCTGGTTCAGGCCAGCACGCTCATTGTCTGCATTGCCCTGGGGCTTGCGCTGACCATGCTGCTGCTGGGGGTGGATTCGCTGTGA